In Planctomycetia bacterium, one genomic interval encodes:
- a CDS encoding PaaI family thioesterase, producing the protein MSDNLSIGKKILAAQPFSILMKSELISIEPGKVELKTPITDEVKQQYGFVHGGVLGYAADNALTFAGASSLGVPCVSSEYKINFVRPALGDYLLARAESIYTGRTQSVCRCDIYVVNDGIEKLCATAQGTIVKLAEEKNKPLTHV; encoded by the coding sequence ATGAGCGATAACCTGTCCATCGGCAAGAAAATTCTGGCTGCCCAGCCTTTCAGTATCCTGATGAAATCGGAACTCATCAGCATTGAACCGGGCAAGGTCGAATTGAAAACGCCTATCACGGATGAAGTGAAACAGCAATACGGATTTGTACACGGCGGGGTACTTGGTTACGCTGCTGACAATGCCTTGACTTTTGCTGGTGCCTCATCTCTCGGCGTGCCTTGCGTGTCGTCTGAATACAAGATCAACTTCGTGCGACCTGCATTGGGAGACTATCTTCTGGCTCGTGCAGAATCTATCTACACTGGCCGAACACAATCTGTCTGTCGTTGCGACATCTATGTGGTAAACGATGGCATCGAAAAACTGTGCGCCACCGCCCAGGGAACCATTGTGAAATTGGCAGAAGAGAAGAATAAACCTCTCACCCATGTTTAG
- a CDS encoding PEP-CTERM sorting domain-containing protein, translated as MAQTLILADGDSLSLQSYNLQTGAQNWSVTSFSLGYPLSVRDTIWLGHRDNLDSAIEYSVATGAPTGNSAALSGDNQSQLLDGTTDGTFNYSVRFPNSAVFRANGDWTNSTFLFNAPVGGNTAFGITYDTSSSRLWLNAGGNLYRYSLAGVEEFSFPHTGGNGGIAFDNSNNTLWIVPNDPSADLLQYDTNGNFLSSLTALGRSSNVWGAEIQFAAIPEPGTIALIAGLAVTGGVGAWWRKRKNNKYSASKR; from the coding sequence ATGGCTCAGACCTTAATTCTTGCAGATGGCGATTCACTAAGCTTACAGTCATACAATTTGCAAACGGGAGCACAAAACTGGTCAGTCACGAGCTTTAGTTTAGGATATCCACTTTCGGTTCGGGATACCATCTGGTTGGGGCATCGGGATAATCTTGACTCAGCCATCGAATATAGTGTTGCTACTGGTGCGCCAACAGGGAACTCAGCAGCATTGAGTGGTGACAACCAGAGTCAACTCCTTGATGGCACTACTGACGGAACTTTCAATTACTCTGTTCGATTCCCAAACAGTGCCGTTTTCCGAGCAAATGGAGACTGGACCAACTCCACGTTTCTCTTTAATGCACCGGTGGGTGGTAACACTGCATTTGGAATCACTTACGATACAAGTTCAAGTCGATTGTGGCTGAATGCCGGCGGGAACTTGTATCGATATTCTCTGGCTGGTGTGGAGGAGTTTTCCTTTCCGCATACAGGTGGTAACGGTGGTATTGCGTTCGATAACTCCAATAACACATTGTGGATTGTCCCCAATGATCCGAGCGCTGATTTGCTCCAGTATGATACCAACGGTAATTTCCTCAGTTCTTTGACGGCACTTGGCCGTTCAAGCAATGTCTGGGGTGCAGAAATTCAGTTTGCAGCGATACCCGAACCCGGCACAATCGCACTGATTGCTGGTTTGGCAGTTACAGGTGGTGTTGGTGCCTGGTGGCGAAAACGCAAAAATAACAAATACTCAGCAAGCAAACGATAA
- a CDS encoding serine/threonine protein kinase, whose protein sequence is MHDTPSFSQGVVGDYELISQIAQGGMGIVYKARQISLNREVALKMVPASNYANEVAIDRFRVEAEAVAALDHSNIIPIYEVGEFQGQPFYSMKLVGKGNLADRLKSHDPREGVESLIQILEKVCRAVQHAHERGVIHRDLKPSNILLEKPDQPMLADFGLAKRSGQDATLTGMILGTPRYMAPEQAAGQAKSATTRTDVYSLGVILYEILTGRPPYLGDDPIAVAMQVVEAKPEPPSQLQPGTDRGLEAICLKCLAKDPDDRYTSAAVLADDLAHWLAGEPISVRPPNTSRQVLEWLRKHSSGAIRLITIGMISGLIMSIAMMIVFIPQVMTSSEQSLEKFPSVAKPLFLRWLDWKSLREIPEYVVWLMPIIALFSWIMQGPLIMLLLRPRASNGALALGLGCGTISGITACFSGVAQTIVLANAIVPQIENMRCISLMGFDNSEIRANARKELLERLPDLQKIPDMEQSGAFLGYLVSMQVLGIFEGVMLALLFVFVLGMTSVVCQTLVAYYLSRREKSSWYALMYYVEFVTAFLFLIAYPIHFETNLLNNISWLWCILACAVAIVGAIHRWGLILRLGLYVLCLLGLILFPVGEAVNTKPAWTVYLLFMLYFAWQVIRSWRQFRKTEKSTFNDKALTLA, encoded by the coding sequence GTGCATGATACCCCATCGTTTTCGCAGGGAGTGGTTGGCGATTACGAACTGATCTCTCAGATTGCCCAAGGCGGTATGGGGATCGTTTACAAAGCCAGGCAGATCAGCCTTAATCGCGAAGTAGCTTTGAAGATGGTGCCTGCCAGCAATTATGCCAATGAAGTTGCGATAGATAGATTCCGTGTCGAAGCAGAGGCGGTGGCTGCTCTCGATCATTCGAACATCATACCCATTTATGAAGTTGGTGAATTCCAGGGCCAGCCTTTCTACAGCATGAAGCTGGTAGGCAAAGGCAACCTGGCTGATCGGCTGAAGTCTCATGATCCTCGAGAGGGTGTGGAATCGTTAATCCAGATACTGGAAAAAGTGTGCAGAGCCGTTCAGCATGCACACGAACGGGGAGTGATTCATCGTGATTTGAAGCCATCGAACATCCTGTTGGAAAAACCGGATCAGCCGATGCTGGCGGACTTCGGGCTGGCAAAACGTTCCGGGCAGGATGCTACCTTGACAGGGATGATTCTCGGCACACCGCGTTACATGGCGCCAGAGCAGGCAGCCGGCCAAGCGAAATCAGCCACCACACGCACCGATGTCTACAGCCTGGGTGTGATTCTTTACGAGATACTGACAGGTCGCCCGCCTTACCTGGGCGATGATCCAATAGCGGTTGCCATGCAGGTTGTGGAAGCCAAGCCTGAACCACCCAGTCAGCTGCAACCTGGTACTGACCGCGGGCTGGAAGCAATCTGCCTGAAGTGTCTGGCGAAAGACCCGGATGATCGTTACACCAGTGCCGCTGTCCTTGCGGATGACCTTGCGCATTGGCTGGCTGGCGAACCGATTTCAGTGCGTCCACCGAATACCAGCCGACAGGTACTGGAGTGGTTACGAAAGCACAGCAGCGGTGCGATTCGGCTGATCACCATAGGAATGATTTCCGGGTTAATCATGTCGATCGCCATGATGATCGTCTTTATTCCGCAGGTAATGACCAGTAGTGAGCAATCATTGGAAAAATTTCCCTCCGTTGCGAAACCCTTGTTCTTACGTTGGCTGGATTGGAAATCGCTACGAGAAATCCCGGAATACGTCGTATGGTTGATGCCCATTATTGCCTTGTTTTCCTGGATAATGCAAGGACCTCTGATTATGCTGCTGCTCCGTCCTCGTGCTAGCAATGGTGCATTGGCATTGGGCCTGGGATGTGGCACAATTTCTGGTATTACTGCCTGCTTTAGTGGTGTGGCACAGACGATAGTTCTTGCAAACGCTATTGTTCCACAGATCGAAAATATGCGTTGTATTTCATTGATGGGGTTTGACAATTCGGAAATCCGGGCCAATGCTCGGAAAGAACTGTTGGAACGATTACCCGATTTGCAGAAGATTCCAGACATGGAACAGAGTGGAGCTTTTTTGGGATATCTGGTTTCCATGCAGGTGCTGGGTATTTTTGAAGGTGTAATGCTGGCGCTGCTTTTTGTATTCGTACTTGGCATGACATCGGTGGTATGTCAAACGCTGGTTGCCTACTACCTGAGCAGGAGAGAGAAATCCTCTTGGTACGCGCTCATGTATTATGTTGAATTCGTCACGGCATTTTTGTTTTTGATTGCCTATCCCATCCATTTCGAGACCAACCTGTTGAACAATATAAGTTGGTTGTGGTGTATTCTGGCTTGTGCAGTGGCTATTGTGGGTGCCATCCACCGATGGGGATTGATCTTGCGGCTGGGTCTTTATGTTCTCTGTTTACTGGGACTCATACTTTTCCCAGTTGGAGAAGCAGTTAACACAAAACCCGCATGGACTGTATATCTACTGTTCATGCTGTATTTCGCATGGCAGGTGATTCGCTCCTGGAGGCAGTTTCGGAAAACTGAAAAGAGTACTTTCAATGACAAGGCACTTACCCTCGCTTGA
- a CDS encoding protein arginine kinase, with protein MTFDFEELARTSGEWLRGTGPESDVVVSSRIRLARNIVNFPFTNRASAMQRGELESLIRDRFSSKDWGFEFKYLTVHTLSPVDREFLRERQLLSRELAGTEGPRGVAFEAHETRSVMVNEEDHLRLQVLRSGFQLDEAWQDIDQLDDKVEERISYAFSEEFGYLTACPTNVGTGMRASVMLHLPALQFTKQLEKVFRALQKINLAVRGLYGEGTRASGDFYQISNQVTLGKDEGTILKEIREVIPQIITYEREARKALMQQYQPLVQDKVSRAYGTLKAATMMSADEMMDLLSTVRLGITLEMVEDLTIPHLNMLFLQTQPSHLIKLTGKDLTNEEHNVERATYLRQKLSELTSRN; from the coding sequence ATGACTTTTGATTTTGAAGAACTGGCTCGCACCTCAGGTGAATGGCTGCGTGGTACAGGTCCCGAATCGGATGTCGTCGTTTCATCACGCATCCGTCTGGCCCGTAACATTGTCAACTTTCCTTTCACCAACCGTGCCTCGGCAATGCAGCGTGGCGAACTTGAATCACTTATTCGCGACCGGTTTTCCTCCAAAGACTGGGGATTTGAGTTCAAGTACCTGACCGTACATACACTTTCTCCGGTGGACCGAGAATTTCTTCGCGAAAGACAGCTCCTGAGCCGGGAACTGGCAGGAACTGAAGGGCCACGTGGAGTTGCTTTTGAAGCACACGAAACGCGTTCAGTCATGGTCAATGAAGAAGATCATCTGCGTCTGCAAGTATTACGCAGCGGTTTTCAACTCGATGAAGCTTGGCAGGATATCGATCAACTCGACGACAAAGTGGAAGAACGCATTTCCTATGCATTCAGTGAAGAGTTTGGGTATCTGACTGCCTGTCCCACCAATGTCGGCACGGGCATGCGGGCCAGCGTGATGCTGCACCTGCCTGCTCTGCAGTTCACCAAGCAACTGGAGAAAGTCTTCCGGGCATTGCAAAAGATTAACCTCGCAGTTCGTGGACTCTATGGCGAAGGCACTCGCGCCTCAGGCGATTTCTATCAGATCAGCAACCAGGTCACTTTGGGCAAGGATGAAGGCACCATTCTGAAAGAAATCCGCGAAGTGATTCCTCAGATCATCACCTACGAACGAGAAGCACGCAAAGCACTGATGCAGCAGTACCAGCCTCTGGTACAGGACAAGGTTTCCCGTGCTTATGGCACCTTGAAAGCTGCCACCATGATGTCCGCCGATGAAATGATGGACCTGCTTTCCACCGTCCGATTGGGCATCACGCTTGAAATGGTTGAGGATTTGACGATTCCTCATCTAAATATGCTCTTCCTGCAAACCCAGCCTTCACACCTCATCAAGCTGACTGGTAAAGATCTGACTAACGAAGAACATAACGTTGAGCGGGCGACTTATTTAAGGCAGAAGCTGAGTGAATTAACGAGCAGGAATTAA
- a CDS encoding UvrB/UvrC motif-containing protein, which yields MRCQRCPKPATLHLTEIVGPKMIEELHFCEECAQKHLYEPALVSGEKLPEPKPVEKVADTDEFEALNRLECTQCGITFKDFRSTGRLGCPHDYEVFKKELLPLLENIHGEIRHLGKSPRRKYPQSAASTQLSALRKQLQGAIGREDYEQAAQIRDQIRNLETEEFR from the coding sequence GTGCGCTGCCAACGGTGCCCCAAACCTGCGACCCTGCATCTGACAGAAATTGTCGGTCCGAAAATGATTGAAGAGTTGCATTTCTGCGAAGAATGTGCACAGAAGCATCTGTACGAACCAGCGTTGGTATCAGGTGAAAAGCTGCCTGAACCCAAGCCAGTGGAAAAAGTTGCAGACACTGATGAATTCGAAGCACTCAACCGGCTCGAATGTACTCAGTGTGGCATCACCTTCAAAGATTTTCGTTCTACGGGCAGGCTTGGTTGTCCGCACGATTACGAAGTCTTCAAGAAGGAACTTCTTCCTCTGCTGGAAAACATACATGGAGAAATCAGGCACTTGGGTAAATCACCCCGGCGTAAATACCCCCAGAGCGCAGCTAGCACACAACTCAGTGCTCTACGAAAACAGTTGCAAGGTGCCATTGGCAGGGAAGATTATGAGCAGGCTGCTCAGATCCGCGACCAGATTAGAAATTTGGAAACAGAGGAGTTTCGATGA
- a CDS encoding DUF4190 domain-containing protein, which yields MASPIITPLPVQTDTEYRPISRMAVAGLILAIPSMLIFAMSSLWWLLILVCLPAAIISIMALRQIRQSEGNLAGEAVAMLAIVISVGCGLGWITMVTVTKYITENEAKSAVDQWIYKMQHNEPGAAFLLMMSPRKREITYNPEDYGRLRRQFPTSKHVSQFDNFLIDPICGILMRYRDQASLTYDMLLETKTLNNSTSYKFRYLLNSPIGNGSCVISAVSEDYLTDAGVRRDWFMSIDNNATQFQHTSYGEQLMTASNRAQLILERFVFAIANDEKEIYEPMLSTNNRGDFSTVLGYIRPQDKTGPVFLSLQKPMRLRSDKLDGKRWTLNFDCTTVVENSRGVDFSVICTTDDINSNKWIMNDIRFLGMKRLSSESGMQLITPIDAAPAAPKAPAK from the coding sequence ATGGCTTCGCCGATCATTACGCCTCTTCCCGTTCAAACCGATACTGAATATCGCCCGATCAGCCGCATGGCAGTAGCCGGGCTTATCCTGGCAATACCATCGATGTTGATTTTCGCCATGAGCAGTCTCTGGTGGCTGCTGATTCTGGTCTGTTTGCCCGCTGCAATTATCAGCATCATGGCACTCAGACAGATCAGGCAATCGGAGGGCAACCTTGCAGGCGAAGCCGTTGCAATGCTGGCAATCGTGATCAGCGTGGGATGCGGCCTGGGCTGGATTACCATGGTGACGGTAACTAAGTACATCACGGAGAATGAAGCCAAGTCTGCGGTTGATCAATGGATTTACAAAATGCAACATAATGAACCAGGTGCTGCGTTCCTACTGATGATGTCGCCTCGCAAACGAGAGATCACTTACAATCCAGAAGATTACGGAAGATTGCGTAGACAGTTTCCAACATCCAAGCATGTAAGCCAATTTGACAACTTTCTGATTGATCCGATCTGTGGAATCCTGATGCGATATCGCGACCAGGCATCCTTGACTTACGACATGCTTCTTGAAACAAAAACGCTGAACAACTCGACCAGTTACAAGTTTCGATATCTGTTGAATTCACCTATTGGCAATGGTAGTTGTGTAATTTCAGCAGTTTCTGAAGACTATCTGACGGATGCAGGAGTACGACGTGACTGGTTTATGAGCATCGATAACAATGCAACACAATTCCAGCATACTTCCTATGGCGAACAACTGATGACAGCATCCAATCGAGCGCAACTGATATTAGAACGATTTGTGTTCGCCATTGCAAACGATGAAAAAGAAATTTATGAACCGATGCTGTCGACAAATAACCGCGGTGATTTTTCGACTGTTCTGGGATATATCCGTCCACAAGATAAGACAGGCCCTGTTTTTTTGAGTCTGCAGAAACCCATGCGCTTACGTTCTGACAAACTGGATGGAAAACGGTGGACTTTGAATTTTGACTGTACAACAGTAGTTGAAAATTCACGAGGGGTGGATTTCTCGGTAATCTGCACCACAGATGACATCAACAGCAACAAATGGATCATGAATGATATCCGTTTCCTGGGCATGAAACGCCTTTCCAGCGAGTCCGGAATGCAGTTGATTACTCCAATTGATGCGGCCCCTGCGGCACCAAAAGCTCCTGCTAAATAA
- a CDS encoding UvrB/UvrC motif-containing protein, whose translation MKPCEKCGEPASVHLGHPVAGQEPVEIHLCISCAEKENLLVGKELQISAIVQKIITKYGTEGIDKPGQLICPSCGMHYTEFRSQGRLGCAHDYEAFRPGLLPLLERIHRKTVHTGKRPRQRSQISPVELQELRLQLSEAVKLEAYERAAELRDLIRHKEHHG comes from the coding sequence ATGAAGCCTTGTGAAAAATGTGGTGAGCCTGCATCGGTTCATCTCGGTCATCCCGTGGCAGGTCAGGAGCCAGTTGAAATTCATTTATGCATCAGTTGTGCGGAAAAGGAAAACCTGCTGGTAGGCAAGGAACTGCAGATTTCCGCCATTGTCCAAAAAATCATCACCAAGTATGGCACAGAAGGTATTGATAAACCTGGTCAATTAATCTGTCCTTCCTGCGGAATGCACTACACTGAATTCCGTTCTCAAGGTAGACTGGGTTGTGCACATGATTATGAGGCCTTTCGCCCAGGCCTGTTGCCTTTACTTGAACGGATTCATCGCAAAACGGTGCACACTGGAAAGCGCCCCAGGCAACGATCACAAATATCACCCGTTGAGTTGCAGGAACTTCGCCTGCAATTGAGCGAAGCAGTCAAATTGGAAGCCTATGAGCGGGCCGCCGAGCTACGCGACCTGATTCGACATAAGGAACACCACGGATGA